In the Pelotomaculum isophthalicicum JI genome, one interval contains:
- the rpmJ gene encoding 50S ribosomal protein L36, giving the protein MKVRPSVKPICEKCKIIRRKGKVMIICENPKHKQVQG; this is encoded by the coding sequence ATGAAAGTGAGGCCATCCGTAAAGCCCATCTGTGAGAAGTGCAAGATCATTCGCAGGAAGGGCAAAGTTATGATAATTTGCGAGAATCCCAAACATAAGCAGGTACAAGGGTAA
- the rpsM gene encoding 30S ribosomal protein S13: protein MARIAGVDLPRDKRVEIALTYIFGIGKPTSQKILSQTNVNPDTRVKNLTEDEINRLREIIEKNHKVEGDLRREIALNIKRLIEIGCYRGLRHRRGMPVRGQRTKTNARTRKGPRKTVGVRRKK from the coding sequence ATGGCACGTATCGCAGGCGTTGACTTGCCAAGAGATAAACGGGTCGAGATTGCCCTTACTTATATTTTTGGCATTGGTAAGCCCACGTCCCAAAAAATCCTTTCTCAGACGAATGTCAACCCTGATACCAGGGTAAAGAATTTAACTGAGGATGAAATTAACAGGCTGCGTGAAATTATTGAGAAGAATCACAAAGTGGAAGGCGATTTGCGCCGGGAAATTGCTTTAAACATCAAGCGCCTGATTGAAATTGGCTGCTACCGTGGATTAAGGCACCGCCGTGGTATGCCGGTACGGGGACAACGGACTAAAACTAATGCCAGGACCCGTAAAGGACCGCGTAAGACAGTCGGCGTGCGCAGGAAAAAGTAA
- the infA gene encoding translation initiation factor IF-1, producing MSKQDVIEAEGTVIEPLPNAMFRVELQNGHKVLAHVSGKIRMNFIRILAGDRVTVELSPYDLNRGRIIYRYK from the coding sequence ATGTCAAAGCAAGATGTTATCGAGGCTGAAGGTACTGTCATTGAACCGTTGCCAAACGCCATGTTCCGTGTGGAACTCCAGAATGGCCATAAAGTGTTGGCGCATGTTTCCGGCAAGATTAGGATGAACTTTATCAGGATTTTGGCCGGTGACCGGGTGACAGTAGAACTTTCACCTTATGATTTGAATCGCGGGCGAATTATTTATCGATACAAGTAA
- the rpsK gene encoding 30S ribosomal protein S11 → MARRVTRTKRRERKNIESGVAHIRSTFNNTIVTITDTKGNAISWASAGGVGFKGSRKSTPYAAQQAAENAAKEAMEHGMKVVEVMVKGPGAGREAAIRSLQAAGLEVNLIKDVTPIPHNGCRPPKRRRV, encoded by the coding sequence ATGGCGCGTCGCGTAACCAGGACGAAAAGACGTGAACGCAAAAATATAGAATCTGGTGTTGCGCATATCAGATCTACTTTTAATAATACCATAGTAACCATAACTGATACCAAGGGTAATGCGATATCCTGGGCCAGCGCCGGAGGCGTGGGCTTTAAGGGTTCCCGGAAAAGCACTCCGTACGCTGCTCAGCAGGCGGCTGAAAATGCCGCTAAAGAGGCCATGGAGCATGGCATGAAAGTTGTGGAAGTTATGGTTAAAGGGCCGGGCGCCGGCCGTGAGGCGGCTATTCGCTCTTTACAGGCGGCTGGGCTGGAAGTTAACTTGATTAAAGATGTGACTCCGATTCCTCATAACGGTTGCCGGCCACCCAAGCGCCGGAGAGTATAA
- the rpsD gene encoding 30S ribosomal protein S4, which translates to MARYTGAVCRQCRREGLKLYLKGDRCYSTKCGVDRRTYAPGQHGQGRKKVSEYGLQLREKQKARRIYGILEGQFRRYFARAERQPGVTGENLLRLLERRLDNVVYRLGLGASRNEARQLVRHGHFIVNGRKVNIPSYLLRVGDVITVRDKSKESPRVKELLERAAERTPPAWLELEADQAIARVVALPARDQIDAPVQEHLIVELYSR; encoded by the coding sequence ATGGCGAGATATACTGGAGCAGTGTGCCGGCAATGTCGCCGGGAAGGGCTGAAACTATACCTCAAAGGCGACCGTTGTTACTCGACAAAGTGTGGCGTCGACCGCAGGACCTACGCTCCCGGCCAGCACGGCCAGGGACGCAAGAAAGTTTCGGAGTATGGCCTGCAATTGAGGGAAAAACAAAAAGCGCGCCGGATATACGGCATTTTGGAAGGCCAGTTTAGACGCTACTTTGCGAGAGCCGAGCGGCAGCCGGGTGTCACCGGTGAGAATCTGCTCCGCTTATTGGAAAGACGTCTTGACAATGTTGTCTATCGCCTGGGACTCGGGGCATCCCGAAACGAAGCCAGGCAGCTTGTGCGCCATGGACATTTTATTGTTAACGGCCGCAAAGTTAATATACCGTCATACTTGCTCCGTGTGGGCGATGTAATTACCGTCCGGGATAAGAGCAAGGAATCACCCAGAGTGAAAGAACTGCTGGAGCGGGCTGCCGAGCGCACTCCTCCCGCATGGCTTGAATTAGAGGCAGACCAGGCCATTGCTCGCGTTGTGGCGCTTCCGGCACGGGATCAGATTGACGCTCCCGTTCAGGAGCACCTGATTGTCGAGCTTTACTCCAGGTAG